The proteins below are encoded in one region of candidate division KSB1 bacterium:
- a CDS encoding aminotransferase class III-fold pyridoxal phosphate-dependent enzyme: MKTTEDFIALEDKYGAHNYHPLDIVIAKAEGVWVYDVKGKRYLDCLSAYSAVNQGHCHPRILAALKEQAEKVTLTSRAFRNDQLPLFCEKLAKLSNMEMVLP; the protein is encoded by the coding sequence ATAAAAACAACTGAAGATTTTATTGCTCTTGAAGACAAATACGGCGCTCATAATTATCACCCGCTTGACATTGTCATTGCAAAAGCGGAAGGTGTTTGGGTTTATGACGTCAAGGGAAAGCGCTATCTCGATTGCCTGAGCGCCTACTCCGCTGTGAATCAAGGCCATTGTCATCCCAGGATTCTCGCGGCGCTTAAAGAGCAAGCGGAAAAAGTTACTTTAACCTCACGCGCTTTTCGAAACGATCAATTACCCCTGTTTTGTGAGAAGCTGGCGAAACTGTCAAATATGGAAATGGTTTTGCCAAT